One part of the Ralstonia pickettii genome encodes these proteins:
- a CDS encoding 2-dehydro-3-deoxy-6-phosphogalactonate aldolase: MTWTTHLPLIAILRGIRPDEVLAHTQALVDAGFDAIEIPLNSPDWAQSVQLAARAFGDRALIGAGTVLRPEDVDLMVAAGGKLVVTPNTHAPVIRAAAQAGLVTCIGCMTATEAFAALDAGAQALKIFPAGALGPGYVRALKAVLPAEVPVFAVGGITPENLADYLAAGCIGAGLGSDLYRPGQPVERTAERARAFVTAYRSAQSDRT; the protein is encoded by the coding sequence ATGACCTGGACAACCCACCTTCCGCTGATCGCCATCCTGCGCGGCATCCGGCCTGACGAGGTGCTCGCGCACACGCAGGCGCTGGTCGATGCGGGTTTCGATGCCATCGAAATTCCGCTCAACTCGCCCGACTGGGCGCAGAGCGTGCAGCTCGCCGCGCGTGCCTTCGGTGACCGCGCCTTGATCGGCGCAGGCACCGTGCTGCGCCCCGAAGACGTTGACCTGATGGTTGCGGCGGGCGGCAAGCTGGTCGTCACGCCCAACACGCATGCGCCTGTGATCCGCGCCGCCGCACAGGCCGGGCTCGTCACCTGTATCGGCTGCATGACCGCCACCGAGGCGTTTGCCGCGCTCGACGCGGGCGCGCAGGCGCTGAAGATCTTCCCGGCCGGCGCGCTCGGCCCGGGCTACGTGCGCGCGCTCAAGGCTGTGCTGCCCGCCGAGGTGCCGGTGTTTGCCGTCGGTGGCATCACGCCGGAGAACCTCGCCGATTACCTTGCCGCCGGTTGCATCGGCGCCGGGCTTGGCAGCGACCTGTATCGCCCGGGCCAGCCCGTCGAGCGCACCGCCGAACGCGCGCGCGCCTTCGTCACCGCGTACCGCAGCGCCCAATCCGACCGCACCTGA
- the dgoD gene encoding galactonate dehydratase, producing MKITRLTTYRLPPRWMFLKVETDEGVTGWGEPVIEGRARTVEAAVHELSYYLIGQDPSRINDLWQTMYRAGFYRGGPILMSAVAGIDQALWDIKGKVLGVPVYELLGGLVRDKMRTYSWVGGDRPADVIAGMKALQAVGFDHFKLNGCEEMGIIDTSRAVDAAVAKVAEIRSAFGNTVEFGLDFHGRVSAPMAKVLIKELEPYRPLFIEEPVLAEQAETYARLAAHTHLPIAAGERMFSRFDFKRVLEAGGVSILQPDLSHAGGITECVKIAAMAEAYDVALAPHCPLGPIALAACLHVDFVSWNATLQEQSMGIHYNKGAELLDYVRNKADFALEGGYIRPPRLPGLGVDIDEALVIERSKEAPDWRNPVWRHADGSVAEW from the coding sequence ATGAAAATCACCCGCCTGACCACGTACCGCCTGCCGCCACGCTGGATGTTCCTGAAAGTCGAGACCGACGAAGGCGTCACCGGCTGGGGCGAACCCGTCATCGAAGGCCGCGCGCGCACGGTGGAAGCGGCGGTGCACGAGCTGTCCTACTACCTCATCGGCCAAGACCCGAGCCGCATCAACGACCTCTGGCAGACCATGTACCGCGCGGGTTTCTACCGCGGCGGCCCGATCCTGATGAGTGCCGTTGCCGGCATCGACCAGGCGCTGTGGGACATCAAGGGCAAGGTGCTGGGCGTGCCGGTGTACGAACTGCTTGGCGGCCTCGTGCGCGACAAGATGCGCACCTACAGCTGGGTCGGCGGCGATCGCCCGGCCGACGTGATTGCCGGCATGAAGGCGCTGCAGGCCGTCGGCTTCGACCACTTCAAGCTCAACGGCTGCGAAGAGATGGGCATCATCGACACGTCCCGCGCCGTGGATGCCGCGGTGGCGAAGGTGGCAGAGATTCGCTCAGCTTTCGGCAACACCGTCGAATTCGGGCTCGATTTTCACGGCCGCGTGTCTGCGCCGATGGCCAAGGTGCTGATCAAGGAGCTGGAGCCGTACCGCCCGCTGTTTATCGAAGAACCGGTGCTTGCCGAGCAGGCTGAAACCTACGCCCGCCTGGCCGCCCACACCCATCTGCCTATCGCTGCCGGCGAGCGCATGTTCTCGCGCTTCGACTTCAAGCGCGTGCTGGAAGCGGGCGGGGTGTCGATCCTGCAGCCGGACCTGTCTCACGCCGGCGGCATTACTGAATGCGTGAAGATCGCCGCAATGGCCGAGGCCTACGATGTGGCGCTGGCGCCGCATTGCCCGCTCGGCCCCATCGCGCTGGCCGCCTGCCTGCACGTGGATTTCGTCAGCTGGAACGCCACGTTACAGGAACAGAGCATGGGCATCCATTACAACAAGGGCGCCGAACTGCTCGATTACGTGCGAAACAAGGCCGATTTTGCTCTGGAAGGCGGGTATATCCGGCCGCCGCGCCTGCCCGGCCTGGGCGTGGACATCGACGAGGCGCTGGTCATCGAACGCAGCAAGGAAGCCCCCGATTGGCGCAACCCCGTGTGGCGCCACGCCGACGGTTCCGTGGCGGAGTGGTAA
- the tkt gene encoding transketolase produces MTAPALHSNTTQPTQLMANAIRVLAMDAVQQANSGHPGAPMGMADIAVALWSRHLRHNPLNPRWPDRDRFVLSNGHGSMLIYALLHLTGYDLPMSELKNFRQLHSKTAGHPEYGITPGVETTTGPLGQGITNAVGMALAERLLGQEFNRPGFDIVNHHTYVFLGDGCLMEGISHEACSLAGTLKLNKLIALWDDNGISIDGDVVHWFNDDTPKRFEAYGWNVIRAVDGHNVDAVDAAIAEAKKSDKPTLICCRTLIGKGAPNKEGGHDVHGAPLGGVEIAAAREALAWPHAPFEVPQAVYDAWDAKGQGQALEKAWNALFDAYSDRYPAEAEQFERRMRGELPASFEKAVDEFIEKCELKAETIATRKASQNTLEAYAPVLGELLGGSADLTGSNLTNWSGSKAVRVDAWGNHINYGVREFGMSAIMNGIALHGGYIPYGGTFLTFSDYSRNALRMAALMKIRSIFVFTHDSIGLGEDGPTHQSIEHVASLRLIPNMDVWRTADTTETAVAWAAAIERQNGPSCLIFSRQNLPFQARNPATREAIARGGYVLRDAANGKPDVVIIATGSEVGLAVGAADQLAAEGIHARVVSVPATTVFDKQDSAYKASVLPAGVPRIAVEAGVTDFWWKYQVQAVVGIDTFGESAPAGVLFKHFGFTVENVVNTAKSVIA; encoded by the coding sequence ATGACCGCCCCCGCCCTCCACTCGAACACCACCCAGCCTACCCAGTTGATGGCCAACGCCATTCGCGTGCTCGCCATGGACGCCGTCCAGCAAGCCAATTCGGGCCACCCTGGCGCGCCGATGGGCATGGCGGATATCGCCGTGGCACTGTGGAGCCGCCACCTGCGCCACAACCCGCTGAACCCGCGCTGGCCTGATCGTGACCGTTTCGTGCTGTCCAACGGCCACGGCTCGATGCTGATCTACGCGCTGCTGCACCTCACCGGCTACGACCTGCCGATGTCGGAACTGAAGAATTTCCGCCAGCTGCACAGCAAGACCGCCGGCCACCCGGAATACGGCATCACCCCGGGCGTGGAAACCACCACCGGCCCGCTCGGCCAAGGCATCACCAACGCCGTCGGCATGGCCCTGGCTGAACGTCTGCTGGGTCAGGAATTCAATCGCCCGGGCTTTGACATCGTCAACCATCACACCTATGTCTTCCTGGGCGACGGCTGCCTGATGGAAGGCATCAGCCACGAAGCCTGCTCGCTGGCCGGCACGCTCAAGCTGAACAAGCTGATCGCGCTGTGGGACGACAACGGCATCTCGATCGATGGCGACGTCGTCCACTGGTTCAACGACGACACCCCGAAGCGCTTCGAAGCCTACGGCTGGAACGTGATCCGCGCCGTGGACGGCCACAACGTTGACGCCGTGGACGCCGCCATTGCCGAGGCCAAGAAGTCCGACAAGCCGACCCTGATCTGCTGCCGCACGCTCATCGGCAAGGGTGCGCCCAACAAGGAAGGCGGCCACGACGTGCATGGCGCCCCGCTGGGCGGCGTTGAAATCGCCGCTGCGCGCGAAGCGCTGGCTTGGCCGCACGCCCCGTTCGAAGTCCCGCAAGCCGTGTACGACGCCTGGGATGCCAAGGGACAGGGCCAGGCGCTGGAAAAGGCTTGGAACGCGCTGTTCGATGCATATTCCGACCGCTACCCCGCCGAAGCCGAACAATTCGAGCGCCGCATGCGCGGCGAACTGCCCGCCAGCTTCGAAAAGGCCGTCGACGAGTTCATCGAGAAATGCGAACTCAAGGCTGAGACCATCGCCACCCGCAAGGCCAGCCAGAACACGCTTGAAGCCTACGCCCCGGTCCTGGGCGAGCTGCTGGGCGGCTCGGCCGACTTGACCGGCTCGAACCTGACCAACTGGAGCGGTAGCAAGGCCGTGCGCGTGGATGCCTGGGGCAACCATATCAACTACGGCGTGCGCGAGTTCGGCATGAGCGCCATCATGAACGGCATCGCGCTGCACGGCGGCTACATTCCGTACGGCGGCACGTTCCTGACGTTCTCCGACTACAGCCGCAACGCGCTGCGCATGGCCGCGCTGATGAAGATCCGCTCGATCTTCGTCTTCACGCACGATTCCATCGGCCTGGGCGAAGACGGCCCGACGCACCAGTCGATCGAGCACGTTGCCAGCCTGCGCCTGATCCCGAACATGGACGTCTGGCGCACCGCCGACACCACCGAAACCGCCGTCGCCTGGGCCGCTGCCATCGAGCGCCAGAACGGCCCGAGCTGCCTGATCTTCAGCCGCCAGAACCTGCCCTTCCAGGCGCGGAACCCGGCCACGCGCGAAGCCATCGCCCGCGGCGGCTATGTGCTGCGCGATGCGGCCAACGGCAAGCCGGACGTGGTCATCATCGCCACCGGCTCGGAAGTTGGCCTGGCGGTCGGTGCAGCCGACCAGCTCGCCGCCGAGGGGATCCACGCGCGCGTGGTTTCGGTGCCCGCCACGACCGTGTTCGACAAGCAGGACTCGGCCTACAAGGCGAGCGTGCTGCCGGCCGGCGTACCGCGCATTGCCGTGGAAGCAGGCGTGACCGATTTCTGGTGGAAGTACCAGGTGCAAGCCGTGGTCGGTATCGACACCTTCGGTGAATCGGCCCCGGCCGGCGTGCTGT